A stretch of the Macaca mulatta isolate MMU2019108-1 chromosome 14, T2T-MMU8v2.0, whole genome shotgun sequence genome encodes the following:
- the NUMA1 gene encoding nuclear mitotic apparatus protein 1 isoform X2, which produces MTLHATRGAALLSWVNSLHVADPVEAVLQLQDCSIFIKIIDRLHGTEEGQQILQQPVPERLDFVCSFLQKNQKHPSSPECLVSAQKVLEGSELELAKMTMLLLYHSTMSSKSPRDWEQFEYKIQAELAVILKFVLDHEDGLNLNEDLENFLRKAPVPSTCSSTFPEELSPPSHQAKREIRFLELQKVASSSSGNNFLSGSPASPMGDILQTPQFQMRRLKKQLADERSNRDELELELAENRKLLTEKDAQIAMMQQRIDRLALLNEKQAASPLEPRELEELRDKNESLTMRLHETLKQCQDLKTEKSQMDRKISQLLEENGDLSFKLREFASHLQQLQDALNELTEEHSRATQEWLEKQAQLEKELSTALQDKKCLEEKNEILQGKLSQLEEHLALLRENPPQEKGEVLGDVLQLETLKQEAATLAANNTQLQARVETLETEQGQQEAKLLAERDHFEEEKQQLSSLIANLQSSISNLSQAKEELEQASQAHGARLTAQVASLTSELTTLNATIQQQDQELADLKQQAKEEQAQLAQTLQQQEQASQGLRHQVEQLSSSLKQKEQQLKEVAEKQEVTRRDHAQQLATAAEEREASLRERDAALQQLEALEKEKAAKLEILQQQLQVANETRDSAQTSVTQAQREKAELSQKVEELRARVETACREQHEAQAQVAELEFQLQSEQQKATEKERVAQEKDQLQEQLQALKESLKVTKGSLEEEKRRAADALEEQQRCISELKAETRSLVEQHKQEQKELEEEKAGRKGLEARLQQLGEAHQAETEALRQELAEAIAAQRTAESECEQLVKEVAAWRERYEESQQEEAQYGAMFQEQLMTLKEECEKARQELQEAKEKVAGIESHSELQISRQQNELVELHANLARALQQVQEKEVRAQKLADDLSTLQEKMAATSKEVARLETLVRKAGEQQETASRELVKEPARAGDREPEWLEEQQGRQFCSTQAALQAMEREAEQMGNELERLRAALMESQGQQQEERGQQEREVARLTQERGRAQADLALEKAAKAELEMRLQNALNEQRVEFATLQEALAHALTEKEGKDQELVKLRGLEAAQIKELEELRQTMKQLKEQLAKKEKEHASGSGAQSEAAGRTEPTGPKLEALRAEVSKLEQQCQQQQEQADSLERSLEAERASRAERDSALETLQGQLEEKARELGHSQSALASVQRELAALRTKVQDHSKAEDEWKAQVARGRQEAERKNSLISSLEEEVSILNRQVLEKEGESKELKRLVMAESEKSQKLEDRLRLLQAETASNSARAAERSSALREEVQSLREEAEKQRVASENLRQELTSQAERAEELGQELKAWQEKFFQKEQALSTLQLEHTSTQALVSELLPAKHLCQQLQAEQAAAEKRHREELEQSKQAAGGLRAELLRAQRELGELIPLRQKVAEQERTAQQLRAEKASYAEQLSMLKKAHGLLAEENRGLGERANLGRQFLEVELDQAREKYVQELAAVRADAETRLAEVQREAQSTARELEVMTAKYEGAKVKVLEERQRFQEEKQKLTAQVEELRKKLADSDQASKVQQQKLKAVQAQGGESQQEAQRLQARLNELQAQLSQKEQAAEHYKLQMEKAKTHYDAKKQQNQELQEQLQSLEHLQKENKELRAEAERLGHELQQAGLKTKEAEQTCRHLTAQVRSLEAQVAHADQQLRDLGKFQVATDALKSREPQAKPQLDLSIDSLDLSCEEGTPLSITSKLPRTQPDGTSVPGEPASPISQRLPPKVESLESLYFTPIPARSQAPLESSLDSLGDVFLDSGRKTRSARRRTTQIINITMTKKLDVEEPDSANSSFYSTRSAPASQASLRATSSTQSLARLSSPDYGNSALLSLPGYRPTTRSSARRSQAGVSSGAPSGRNSFYMGTCQDEPEQLDDWNRIAELQQRNRVCPPHLKTCYPLESRPSLSLGTITDEEMKTGDPQETLRRASMQPIQIAEGTGITTRQQRKRVSLEPHQGPGTPESKKATSCFPRPMTPRDRHEGRKQSATEAQKKAAPASTKQADRRQSMAFSILNTPKKLGNSLLRRGASKKALSKASPNTRSGTRRSPRIATTTASAATAAAIAATTATPRAKGKAKH; this is translated from the exons CCATGGCACTGAAGAGGGACAGCAAATCTTGCAGCAGCCGGTGCCAGAGAGACTGGACTTTGTTTGCAGTTTTTTGCAGA AAAATCAAAAACATCCCTCTTCTCCAGAATGCCTGGTGTCTGCACAGAAGGTGCTAGAGGGATCAGAGCTGGAATTGGCCAAG ATGACCATGCTGCTCTTGTACCACTCTACCATGAGCTCCAAAAGTCCCAGGGACTGGGAACAGTTTGAATATAAAATTCAG gctgagtTGGCTGTCATTCTTAAATTTGTGCTGGACCATGAGGATGGGCTAAACCTTAATGAGGACCTAGAGAACTTCCTACGGAAAG CTCCTGTCCCTTCTACCTGTTCTAGCACATTCCCTGAAGAGCTCTCCCCACCTAGCCACCAGGCCAAGAGGGAGATTCGCTTCCTAGAGCTACAGAAGGTTGCCTCCTCTTCCAGTGGGAACAA CTTTCTCTCAGGTTCTCCAGCTTCTCCCATGGGCGATATCCTGCAGACCCCACAGTTCCAGATGAGACGGCTGAAGAAGCAGCTTGCCGATGAGAGAAGTAATAGGGatgagctggagctggagctggctGAGAACCGCAAGCTCCTCACCGAGAAGG ATGCACAGATAGCCATGATGCAGCAGCGCATTGACCGCCTAGCCCTGCTGAATGAGAAGCAGGCAGCCAGCCCACTGGAGCCCAGGGAGCTTGAGGAGCTACGTGACAAGAATGAGAG CCTTACCATGCGGCTGCATGAAACCCTGAAGCAGTGCCAGGACCTGAAGACAGAGAAGAGCCAGATGGATCGCAAGATCAGCCAGCTTTTGGAGGAGAATGGAGACCTTTCCTTTAAG CTGCGGGAGTTTGCCAGTCACCTGCAGCAGCTACAGGATGCCCTCAATGAGCTGACAGAGGAGCACAGCAGGGCCACTCAGGAGTGGCTGGAGAAGCAGGCCCAGCTGGAGAAGGAGCTCAGCACAGCCCTGCAGGATAAG AAATGCCTTGAAGAGAAGAACGAAATCCTTCAGGGAAAACTTTCACAGTTGGAAGAACACTTGGCCCTGCTGCGGGAGAACCCACCCCAGGAGAAGGGCGAGGTGCTGGGTGATGTCTTGCAG CTGGAAACCCTGAAACAAGAGGCAGCCACTCTTGCTGCAAACAACACACAGCTCCAAGCCAGGGTGGAGACGCTGGAGACTGAGCAAGGCCAGCAGGAAGCCAAGCTGCTTGCTGAGCGGGACCACTTTGAAGAAGAAAAGCAGCAGCTATCTAGCCTGATCGCCAACCTGCAGAGCTCCATCTCCAACCTCAGCCAGGCCAAGGAAGAGCTGGAGcaggcctcccaggctcatgggGCCCGGTTGACTGCCCAGGTGGCCTCTCTGACCTCTGAGCTCACCACACTCAATGCCACCATCCAGCAACAGGATCAAGAACTGGCTGACCTGAAGCAGCAGGCCAAAGAGGAGCAGGCCCAGCTAGCACAGACCCTCCAACAGCAAGAACAGGCCTCCCAGGGCCTCCGCCACCAGGTGGAGCAGCTGAGCAGTAGCCTGAAGCAGAAGGAGCAGCAGTTGAAGGAGGTAGCAGAGAAGCAGGAGGTAACTAGGCGGGACCACGCCCAGCAACTGGCCACTGCTGCAGAGGAGCGAGAGGCCTCCTTAAGAGAGCGGGATGCGGCTCTCCAGCAGCTGGAGGCACTGGAGAAGGAGAAGGCTGCGAAGCTGGAGATTCTGCAGCAGCAACTTCAGGTGGCTAATGAAACCCGGGACAGTGCTCAGACCTCAGTGACACAGGCCCAGCGGGAGAAGGCAGAGCTGAGCCAGAAGGTGGAGGAACTCCGCGCCCGTGTTGAGACAGCCTGCCGGGAACAGCATGAGGCCCAGGCCCAGGTAGCAGAGCTAGAGTTCCAGCTGCAGTCTGAGCAGCAAAAAGCCACTGAGAAAGAAAGGGTGGCCCAGGAGAAGGACCAGCTCCAGGAGCAGCTCCAGGCCCTCAAAGAGTCCTTGAAGGTCACCAAGGGCAGCCTTGAAGAGGAGAAGCGCAGGGCTGCAGATGCCCTGGAAGAGCAGCAGCGTTGTATCTCTGAGCTGAAGGCAGAGACCCGAAGCCTGGTGGAGCAGCATAAGCAGGAACAAAAGGAGCTGGAAGAAGAGAAGGCTGGGCGCAAGGGGCTGGAGGCTCGATTACAGCAGCTTGGAGAGGCCCATCAGGCCGAGACTGAAGCCCTGCGGCAGGAGCTGGCAGAGGCCATAGCTGCCCAGCGCACAGCTGAGAGTGAGTGTGAGCAGCTTGTCAAAGAAGTAGCTGCCTGGCGTGAACGGTATGAGGAGAGCCAGCAAGAGGAGGCGCAGTATGGAGCCATGTTCCAGGAACAGCTGATGACTTTGAAGGAAGAATGTGAGAAGGCCCGCCAGGAGCTGCAGGAGGCAAAGGAGAAGGTGGCAGGCATAGAATCCCACAGCGAGCTCCAGATAAGCCGGCAGCAGAATGAGCTAGTTGAGCTCCACGCCAACCTGGCCAGAGCACTCCAACAGGTCCAAGAGAAGGAAGTCAGGGCCCAGAAGCTTGCAGACGACCTCTCCACTCTGCAGGAAAAGATGGCTGCCACTAGCAAAGAGGTGGCCCGCTTGGAGACTTTGGTGCGCAAGGCAGGTGAGCAGCAGGAAACAGCCTCCCGGGAGTTAGTCAAGGAGCCTGCGAGGGCAGGGGACAGAGAGCCCGAGTGGCTGGAAGAGCAACAGGGACGCCAGTTCTGCAGCACACAGGCAGCGCTGCAGGCTATGGAACGGGAGGCAGAGCAGATGGGCAATGAGCTGGAGCGGCTGCGGGCCGCACTGATGGAGAGCCAggggcagcagcaggaggagcgtgggcagcaggaaagagaggtGGCACGACTGACCCAGGAGCGGGGCCGGGCCCAAGCTGATCTTGCCCTGGAGAAGGCGGCCAAAGCAGAGCTTGAGATGCGGCTGCAGAATGCCCTCAATGAGCAGCGTGTGGAGTTTGCTACCCTGCAAGAGGCACTGGCTCATGCCTTGACGGAAAAGGAAGGCAAGGACCAGGAGTTGGTCAAGCTTCGTGGCCTGGAGGCAGCCCAGATAAAAGAGCTGGAGGAACTTAGGCAAACCATGAAGCAACTGAAGGAACAGCtggctaagaaagaaaaggagcacGCATCTGGCTCAGGAGCCCAATCTGAGGCTGCTGGCAGGACAGAGCCAACAGGCCCCAAGCTGGAGGCGCTGCGGGCAGAGGTGAGCAAGCTGGAGCAGCAatgccagcagcagcaggagcaggccGACAGTCTGGAACGCAGCCTCGAGGCTGAACGGGCCTCCCGGGCTGAGCGGGACAGTGCTCTGGAGACTCTGCAGGGCCAGTTAGAGGAGAAGGCCCGGGAGCTAGGGCACAGTCAGAGTGCCTTAGCCTCGGTCCAAAGGGAGTTGGCTGCCCTCCGCACCAAGGTACAAGACCACAGCAAGGCTGAAGATGAGTGGAAGGCCCAGGTGGCCCGGGGCCGGCAAGAGGCTGAGAGGAAAAACAGCCTCATCAGCAGCTTGGAGGAGGAGGTGTCCATCCTAAATCGCCAGGTCctggagaaggagggggagagcaAGGAGTTGAAGCGGCTGGTGATGGCTGAGTCAGAGAAGAGCCAGAAGCTGGAAGACAGGCTGCGCCTGCTCCAGGCAGAGACAGCCAGCAACAGTGCCAGAGCTGCAGAACGCAGCTCTGCTTTGCGGGAGGAGGTGCAAAGCCTCCGGGAGGAGGCCGAGAAACAGCGGGTGGCTTCAGAGAACCTGCGGCAGGAGCTGACCTCACAGGCTGAGCGTGCGGAGGAGCTGGGCCAAGAATTGAAGGCGTGGCAGGAGAAGTTCTTCCAGAAAGAGCAGGCCCTCTCCACCCTGCAGCTCGAGCACACCAGCACACAGGCCCTGGTGAGTGAGCTGCTGCCAGCTAAGCACCTCTGCCAGCAGCTGCAGGCCGAGCAGGCTGCTGCCGAGAAACGCCACCGTGAGGAGCTGGAGCAGAGCAAGCAGGCAGCTGGGGGGCTGCGGGCAGAGCTGCTGAGGGCCCAGCGGGAGCTTGGGGAGCTGATTCCTCTGCGGCAGAAGGTGGCAGAGCAGGAGCGAACAGCTCAGCAGCTGCGGGCAGAGAAGGCCAGCTACGCAGAGCAGCTGAGCATGCTGAAGAAGGCGCATGGCCTGCTGGCAGAGGAGAACCGGGGGCTGGGTGAGCGGGCTAACCTTGGCCGGCAGTTTCTGGAAGTGGAGTTGGACCAGGCCCGGGAGAAGTATGTCCAAGAGTTGGCAGCTGTACGTGCTGATGCTGAGACTCGTCTGGCTGAGGTGCAGCGGGAAGCACAGAGCACTGCCCGGGAGCTGGAGGTGATGACTGCCAAGTATGAGGGTGCCAAGGTCAAGGTCCTGGAGGAGAGGCAGCGGTTccaggaagagaagcagaaactCACTGCCCAG gtGGAAGAACTGAGGAAGAAACTGGCTGACTCTGACCAAGCCAGCAAAGTGCAGCAGCAGAAGCTGAAG GCTGTCCAGGCTCAGGGAGGTGAGAGCCAGCAGGAGGCCCAGCGCCTCCAGGCCCGGCTGAATGAACTGCAAGCCCAGTTGAGCCAGAAGGAGCAGGCAGCTGAGCACTATAAGCTGCAG ATGGAGAAAGCCAAAACTCATTATGATGCCAAGAAGCAGCAGAACCAAGAGCTGCAGGAGCAGCTGCAGAGCCTGGAGCACctgcagaaggaaaacaaagagctGCGAGCTGAAGCCGAACGGCTGGGCCATGAGCTACAGCAGGCTGGGCTGAAGACCAAGGAGGCTGAACAGACATGCCGCCACCTTACTGCCCAGGTGCGCAGCCTGGAGGCACAG GTTGCCCACGCAGACCAGCAGCTTCGAGACCTGGGCAAATTCCAGGTGGCAACTGATGCTTTAAAGAGCCGTGAGCCCCAGGCTAAGCCCCAGCTGGACTTGAGTATTGACAGCCTGGATCTGAGCTGCGAGGAGGGGACCCCACTCAGTATCACTAG CAAGCTGCCTCGTACCCAGCCAGACGGCACCAGCGTCCCTGGAGAACCAGCCTCACCTATCTCCCAGCGCCTGCCCCCCAAGGTAGAATCCCTGGAGAGTCTCTACTTCACTCCCATCCCTGCTCGGAGTCAGGCCCCCCTGGAGAGCAGCCTGGACTCCCTGGGAGATGTCTTCCTGGACTCAGGTCGTAAGACCCGCTCTGCTCGTCGGCGCACCACACAGATCATCAACATCACCATGACCAAG AAGCTAGATGTGGAAGAGCCAGACAGCGCCAACTCATCCTTCTATAGCACGCGGTCTGCTCCGGCTTCCCAGGCTAGCCTGCGAGCCACCTCCTCTACTCAGTCTCTAGCTCGCCTGAGTTCTCCCGATTATGGCAACTCAGCCCTGCTCAGCTTGCCCGGCTACCGCCCCACCACTCGCAGTTCTGCTCGTCGCTCCCAGGCCGGGGTGTCCAGTGGGGCCCCTTCAG GAAGGAACAGCTTCTACATGGGCACTTGCCAGGATGAGCCTGAGCAGCTGGATGACTGGAACCGCATTGCAGAGCTGCAGCAGCGCAATCGAGTGTGCCCCCCACACCTGAAGACCTGCTATCCCCTGGAGTCCAGG CCTTCCCTGAGCCTGGGCACCATCACAGATGaggagatgaaaactggagatcCCCAGGAGACCCTGCGCCGAGCCAGCATGCAGCCAATCCAGATAGCCGAGGGCACTGGCATCACCACCCGGCAGCAGCGCAAACGGGTCTCCTTAGAGCCCCACCAGGGCCCTGGAACTCCTGAG TCTAAGAAGGCCACCAGCTGTTTCCCACGCCCCATGACTCCCCGAGACCGACATGAAGGGCGCAAACAGAGCGCTACTGAGGCCCAGAAGAAAGCGGCTCCAGCTTCAACTAAACAG GCTGACCGGCGCCAGTCGATGGCCTTCAGCATCCTCAACACACCCAAGAAGCTGGGGAACAGCCTTCTGCGGCGGGGAGCCTCAAAGAAGGCCCTGTCCAAGGCTTCCCCCAACACTCGCAGTGGAACCCGCCGTTCTCCACGCATCGCCACCACTACAGCCAGCGCCGCCACTGCTGCTGCCATTGCTGCCACCACTGCCACCCCTCGAGCCAAGGGCAAG GCAAAGCACTAA